TCTCTCTAAGGTCAGGTCTACACTATGCATTTAAACCATATCAGTTGGCTTTTAACCAACCTAAAATTGTTAAATACAGTTGCGTGTAGTCTACAGTCCGATTCTAAATTCAATTATATCAGGAAGTGCTGTTCATCAGATGTGTGGACACCAATCTATGTTTGGTGTGTGTTCTCCACAATCCAAAATTGCTTGGATGTGTGGGTAACGAGAACAAGGCAAATACTGTACAATGGAAGCAAACTAGgcctacataaaaataaaaacgaaaGTTCTAAGTAGCAGTATTACTTTATATTCATATGTGGAGCGATGAAACTGTTCAAGCAGAACTTACAAATTCGCACATTTTTGAGAATTTGAGCGCATATTCCATTGTCAAATCTTCTCTGTTgctgtttcttgtgtttttgaagACGCAATACATTAAGCCTCCATCACTTTGTGTTTGTAAACAGAATACCATGTACCATGAATAATTGCATTATTTGAGGAACTTGCAATCTTTCTTCTGTGTGGCTTTGAGCTGGATAAATTCGATTGTATTCAAGTATGGTTCTCAAGATCACTTATGTAGTGTAGACAGCACCTAAATCAGCAACCACTGGATATTGTGAACACATGGAAATTGAACTAATTAagcccaatttttttttaaattaagcagttaacgatgTGGTTAAAAACCAAAACCAGTAAGCActgcagctctccaggaccaaggtTGACTAGGCTGCCCGGCATTAACTGGGTGTTTCAATATTTAACACCAGAAGGCAACTAAATACTTCCACTGCCTTCATGAAAAGGCCACACAATACATTATCTTTaacatgtcaattacatttGCAAATACAGCCATCCCAGGGTTCCCTAATCCCTGCCCAATCCTATTAGAGATCAAGTCAAGGGAGTAGGTCCCATATAACTCCTTCTCCTCATGTTTCTCTCAAGCTCTGGACACGAGCGATTACATTTCTCGGCTGGCAGAGAATCTCACCAGAGCCTGAACAGAGCACAGCCTACATGCCCCTTTTTATGGTGGAACATTAGCACTTTAAGGATTTGCTGAAAGATAAGATGTAGTTTAGGTAGAGGAACAAgccaaaaacaacagaaaaccaGATGTTTTGCCAAGAGTTACATGTTCTAAAGGGCAGGAAATGAACAAAATTAACTACATCTTGTACTAATGCCCTTTTCAAAAGATTATTCATTTCCTAGACATCTAACGTTCCTAAAAAACAAGTCTGTATGGGCATCTTATCCAAAGTCAcaaactttgatgaatttgaGCACTTCTCCATAGAATACATTTGTTGTCTTCCAGGATGTAGAAAGGAAATGTGAAGCAACCAAGGAACACTACCAAGAGGAAACAGACCTGCTTCCTGAAATGCACTTTCAGGACTATTTCTGACAAACACAGCCGATGAGTACAAAGTTTTCACAGTTGGAGTGTTACATATTGATGGAGCAAGGCCCATCattttattgacattttaaaGATATTTGGTAACCTTTGTTTACAACAAACAAATTCTTGCCTGGGGTGGGGTTTAATGATTTACAGTTTTAGtggtttatttactttgttatttatagcttagatttgttttattatacaggTGAGGTAGGATTATAAATTTATTTTCatcaataatatatttgtggGAATAGATGTGTGGGGATTTTGAGGtaggttttttgtttcttttgttggcCTATTTGCTAATGGTAGGGTCTAGGCGGAGGGGTTTCCAGGAGCCACAAAAAAGAGGCTTTTTAATGTGCTCAGTCTGTTCCATATGATGACACAAGAGACTAATTAATTCAGTCATAATTGAGGGCATATTCCTCTCGTTCTCATTTATTCAGGCAGTACGGATTGAAACCGAAACCAAAAACGACAATGCAAACGACAATGATATAGTGTGTTGTATGTGGTATGGTGGTTGGCAGTCATCTCAAAAAATAGAAATTCCATCCCCCATATATGAGAACGGATTTTCTGAGCTTCCTTTTTCATGCCTCGGCCACTGCAAACAATAAGACTCAACCCCCGCATTTACCTCACTCACACGCTGTAGGCATGATTTATATCAGAGTGCTCCATTAACCCCTGTCACTAGTAGAAGTTTAACCTTTTTGCTGTCCCAACTTTTGCCTGCAAATACAACAACATTAAGCAAGGGAACGCGCAACTACTGTCCTGCCCTGGAGATCCACTTGCTGTGACTTGTTTCCCAGCTTTGGGTGGGAAGAGGGGGAGAGGTGCCTACTGGAAACCAGCCACATCCTCCCACGCACGGAGGATTGGAGATGCCCAGGTGTTCTCAGTGGTGGCACTGGTGGGGGTGGGCCTCAGAGTGGGCACCATGGCGGTAGAGGGAGTCCTCCTCCTCTGAGTCCAGGGTCTGGGGTTTCATGCACTCTTCCAGTTTGCGGCGCACACGGACGTGGAGCTGGATGCGTCCCCGCTGCTTCATGTTGTTGGTGGACTCCTGGTCCTTCAGCTTGGCATAGTAGTCGGAGAACTTGTTGAAGAGGATGGAGATGGGCATGCCGTTCAGGATGATGCCGAAAGAGATGCAGCCAAATGCCACCAGCCGGCCCAGGAAGGATTCCGGCACTGTGTCACCGTAGCCAACTGTGGAGATGCTCACCTGCCCGGGATAAGATGGACACAACAGTAATGAGACTACATGACAGCAGAAAGCCCAGGGTGAAGCCTGCAAGTCCACAATATAAACTGTCCACTCACTTCACTTCTACTTCACTTGGGGTGGTTATACTGGCTAATGGACCAGCATccccataaaaacaaaatggactCCATCTGCTGATCACTTTGTGCAATAAACAGGACTTCCAAGATGCAAAAGCCAGCAGAAGCCACTGACTACCCTGAGCTATTGTATGatatgtccattaaaataagtttACAAGATCAACAAAGAATATCATCTCAAAAAGGTGCCATTTACTTAACtataactgaaaaaaaaaaactgtattgCTAGGAATTGTAGCTTTATGCTTTTTATTATATTGCTTTTCAAATAATAGGATATTCCCAGGGTAATAGGTCAACATGTCCCTTTCAATCATGTAAGCTGTAgataagaaaataatgtataactttttcttAGGCTTCCAAGCCATATGGTTGTGTGACTGGTACCATATTAAACAGATTAATGTTTTTCATTCTGTAACCCCATTGGGTGCTTCTATTTTAGAAGAGGTTTAACTATATACATGTCTTTACAAAACAACAGTTGATACCTAAACAAATATCACAATAGCATACAGTTAATTTTCATCCCTCTTATGTCAGAGTATTTATTCTACTTAGTGTAGGAGACTATGATAGGATTTTGTGTGACTGACTGATCTTAAACCCTAAAACCATAAAACCGTGAATCTTTGTTAATCATGTCTTTGTTTCCTGTTCTGGGCAGGTGAATTTACAATGGAAAGTGAAGTGGCTTGATTGTAAAACATCCCCTACAATAGTGCGATAACCAAGGTTTCTagaaatccacaaaatattagaTTTGGCAGAGAATGTCCTTCTTtactttgtttaaatatatatatatatatatatatatatatatatatatatatatatatatatatatatatagagagagagagagagagagagagagagattgtttaGCTTACCACTCATTTGTGCATTGGTTCTCTATGGGCTCTGACCATGACTAAAATggttgaatatttattttttaacacaacATATTGTGGGTGTATATTCTGGTTAGGAAAACGTAATATTTGTTATTAGAATCATGGAAAAACAGGgattttcactttttctttccACAGAAATCTAGGAACCTTGGTGATGACATTTTGTATGACAAGATTACTGTATGTATAACCTATTTTGTCTGTATAAGGAAGTTATCTTTCTCCTTTTAAATGCTGTGGTCAACAGTGATGAATGTTAGTCTACAAACTGACATGAACAAAACTGCTGCACAGCACAAAACCATAAAAATGCACTTAGATTCTTTATGACTAGATTAGCATTACATCTATACATTGGTAATGGATTATACCAGAAATCAGGTGCTACACAGAGATTGTTGTGAAGTGCACCGAGACTTCTAGTACATATTAATACCAACAGACTACCGACAGCAGAATACTGAGTACAGTATATGGTGAGGGTCCATACATCCACCATGTCTCAAATCTGTTTGTTGTAGAAAAAGTGCTGCTGGAGGAGGAGGCAAAAGTATTCCTCCAGCAACCTATCAAAAGTAGCAGCCATTCAAACCTATACctcattaaatatgtttttaaacagcTGTATGTCATTTCAATCAGTTGTTGAAATACTTTTAGTATTACAGCGAATGGAAATAATATCTCTATATATATCGAttcacacttacatacatacatactgtacatatatacataagagGAAAAGATGCAACTTCAGAAAGAGCTTGAATTATAAATGACCGCCACCTACTGGCTGCAGATTGCCACTGCAGTGCTCCTAACAGAAACCTGACACAAGGGGAAAAAAGCTGATTTCAAGCAGACTTACCGCAGCCCACCACCAAGCCCCGGGGATGCTGCTGAAGGGGGTCCCTGGGACATCGTGCTCGACCGAGTGCATGAGTGCGGAGAAGGTGAAGATGCCCATGCCAATGAAGAGGAAGAGGCAGCAGACCTGCTGGTAGCACTGGCGGATGGTGAAGCCGAACGCCCGGAGGCCCGTGGAGTGGCGGGCCAGCTTGAGGATGCGGAAGATGCGCATCAGGCGGATGACCTTGAGCACCTTGCTGATCTTGCTGACCCGCTCCATGGCCTGCAGGTCATCCTGGTAGCTGAGGTCGGTGTTGTCAACGAACGCCTCGAACACAATCTGGATGAAATAGGGCATGACGGCCACCAGGTCCACGAAGTTCAGGGCGCTGCGCAGGAAGCGCTTGATGTTACAGGTAGTCAGGAGGCGCAGGAAGTACTCCAAGGTGAAAAAGACAATACTGAACATCTCCACGCACTCCATGTAGGTCTTGCCCTTGATTTTGCAGTACTTCAGGTCGTCCACTGTGTTGAGAGTCATGGCCCCGATGGAGATCACCACGAAGATGCTGGAGAGGACAGCAAACGTTTTGGCTGACACCGAGGAGTAGGGGTTCTCCATCAGATCCCACAAGGCCTTGCGGAACCTCCAGAAGAACATGCCCTCAAAGTGCTCCTCCTTGTGCTCGGGCTCGATCTCGGCCATCAGCTCCCGCTGCACCTTCAGGTACTCCTTCAGCTCGTCCACTTTCTCTTCAAAGAGGATGCGGCAGCAGCGTTGCGTGTCCCTCATCCGCAGGCCCCAGTAGTCCATCTCCTCCTCAAAGTTGATTGGGCACAGCTCCTGCATCACCCACACCACCTTGCTGCGGTAGTAGTGGAAGATGTAGTGGAAGAAGGTGGGGTCCCGGTCGAAGAAGTACTCATTGGTGAGAACCGAATAGTCATCGCAGAGCTCCATCTTCTTGACCGGGTCCGTGCAGAGAGCCAGCTTCCCGATGCGGGTGTGGGGGAAACGGATGGCCACGTGCTTCGCGATATGGAACACCTTGCCCCCGACATTGAGGCTGATCATGTGCATCTTCCCCGGGGAAGACCAGTACGGCCCATGGCCCCTGCACTTTTCCCCACAGCCCTCCCCTCCCGAGTCCAGAGGGCTATCCAGGTTGTGCATGGACGTCCACTGCTTGACGGAGCTGTCCATGGAGAAGGGGAAGCTGTTGTCATCATCATCGGTGCTCTGGGAGTAGTTGAAGCTGTCACCAAACTTCAGGTTGGGGAAGAGGCTAGAGCGCCTCTTCTTCAGTTTCTTCATTGCGCTTCTCTTAGTGGCAGCCAGGGTGTCGATCCTTTGTAACGGGGCCTCAGAGAAGAAAGCAATCCAAAGCTCTGTGATTAGATTACCctcctttgttttgtttccttagcTCAATCTGCCCCAGATCTCCCCTAAAGAATGATTGCGTTACCTTTGAAGACAGTAGCTCCAACAACAGTAGCAGTccaaagaaaagagagagaaaaaataaaaccttggtTTTCCCTCCGCAGAGAACTGAACCAACTGCAAGGAGGTTTGTTTCAGTGCTGGACAGGAGTGTGAAGACGGGTTAAGGTTGCTTCCCATAGTGGGCTGTCTAATCTCATTGGTGTCCCTTCCGTCTGTCTTAAGTAGAGTTATAAATACAGTCCCAGAGGATTACAGCAAGTTGGTTTAAGGATTGGAATCTAGGAAGCAACAAGGTAGAGCAGCAGTCTTAATTCTTCTAAGACTATTACAAGCTTACCAGAGAGCatgctgttcacctggacacAGGAGAGATGGCAGGCAGGCCCTGGTAATCACTCCCATAGGCTTTGATTCCGACACTGCTTTTAAAATAGACATTTTtataaagacaataaaataGAGAGACCTAAAAGCAACACAgaaaaaatcagaaaaaaagtgtgatttttgtttgtgtggcaaaaacacatacaaaataaattcattttGAAGACACTCCCCCAAATGTGTGATTTGTTGACAATTTGAGTGTTGTTGCATTATGAAACCCTTCAATCTTCTGATTAAAGAGTGCTGTGCTGCCAAGAGTAATATAACCAGGTTGAGTTTTCCAAACAAGGCATGGGAAAAAGTAGTAGTGGATGCTCCTCGAACCAGCCTCAGACAGTTGTTTATACAGTGAAAGAAAATGTCCGGCACTGAGCTCGGTTAAATCAGTTGGGCAAAGCACAGGATAACTGCCACTGAACTTTGTTGGTCCAAAGTCTACTGAACTTTGCTTTGATTCTTTTATAGAGATCGGTTTGTCCTGTGCAGCTTCACTCCTCACACGATCGGTCAACCAGAGATATGGCTAATGTACGGTGAGCTGGCTGGGGTTAGCTGCAGGCCTTGTGGTGAACCTTGGATTGTCTCCAACGCAACTTAAGAGTCTTTAACTGAACATCTCCTGATCTTTTAAACCAATGACTTATTAAAACCAAAGCAGCACAAGACATTCTAAAAGATCCAAATAACATACCTATTTAGAGATATTTATAACAGACATGCCAGTAAGTGTTACAGATCTTGCACTCTGTTCAAAGTGAAGTCTTTTTCATGAGTTCAAATTGGAGTTAcatctacagctctggaaaaaattaaaagaccacttaacattgagttctgaacttggagtggtctcttagtcttttttttttatatacagctctggaaaaaagtaAGACATCACTATCCGAGTTTTCATTCAGTAGGATATTTAGGGAAGATTCCATTTCTTCCTCTTTCTAGAAATTTTACTATAGCGAGTATATATTCTGGCACATTTATTCTCTAGACTTTTATTCTCATTGAGATTTACAGAATCTGCACTAATTTCAGAGACGGTACCTATAGAtgcatttgctttttcttttttaattgagaGACGCAGTCAGTTCATCTGCATTCATAAGAAGGATACCGAACACTTCATCAGGAACATTCAAAGATTTattcaatttcattttaaacttcaATGCCATTTTTGAAGTGCACCAAAAATAAAGCCCCACCAAACAATATTgacctaaaaaataaatagaacttCTTTTccccaaataaataacaaaattcaCACTAGAAAAATAAGTCGATTCAACCGTTTTGAGTCACCTGGGTTCTGCTTAACACTTTCTAAACATTGGCTTTTGAAAGTGAAATTGAGCCTCACAATTCATGTTAATATTTGCTAAAAGAGACTGTTTCAATTTGTTCTGCAGATTTTTGATATTAAAGTATAATTTTTGTCAGGAGATGTAATCGTTTTGTCttattttcaaaatactttATAAGGTAAGTAGAATCATTAAAAAAGTCACACAGCTAACATCACAGGTAGCCCAGGTAGCCCAGGTGGCGACAGGTAACACTACCACTTAGTGGCTACTAACTAACTTGCAATGTACATGCTTTCTATCATTGTCTCGCAATGAAACTTTTCAAATAAGCGCAGCCCCATGTAATACTAATGCTCATGTCTGCAAATGTTTAGAAGTGTGGACAAGGCAAGGGTTTAAAGACATGTTGACATTCTGTCAAAATTAAAATAGACCCTGAACAAGATAGAGTTCCCTACCAAAAAACCACGTGCAAACGTGAGGAGAGAAAAGGCATTTCTTGAATAATCCAGCTATTGAGAAGATACAGAGACACAATCCTGCCATTGATGAAGGGTCCAGTTCGTACCAAAGATGTGGAGCAGAAGCGTCATGGGCTTCTTCCACCATAAGGGCTGCCGGCCGTCACGTGACATTCGGACTGGTTTGGTATCTGCGTACAGTACACGAGGACCTGGTTCTGGGCCTCTAGCAGTTCTGGTTCTGGGAGAGTAAGTGCAGAGGTGCAGACAGTGCCTGAGTTATTTGCTGCTGCCCTCAACAGAATCAGAGCTGGGCTGATTGCAACCCACTGCTGAAATGTACAGGATGGGGGAGGACATAAATAGTTTAAAAAGaccctcttaaaaaaaaaaaaaaaaaaaaaaaaaaaaaaagaaaagaaagagctAGGATCAAGACAGTACAGTTCAGACCTTCTTCCACACACCCTAAGGAGAACACCTGGCACCCTGTGATACTTGTGTCCATCCGCAATCAGCCTAGGATCACAGACAGAGGCGGCTATTGTGCGTCTTCTCGGGCAAGCCAAGCACAAGTCCGATCACCAGACTCTGAAGCAGCAACAGTGTCAGGATGCGTCTCCTTCCAGCTTCAGCAGGGAGCTCTGTGGAAGAGTGCAGGACAGACTGTCAGGCAACTCACAGGCTAAAATAAAGTTATGCTTAAGACGAGAGGTGACTAGAGTCTCTATAGTAGGCCTCAGGGATGCATCAGATGCAACAGGCACTCCACTAAACCAAATAGGTTTTTATTATTGCCACTTCGGGGTTGTATAGTCATTTCTCGCAGTAGCTGGACTCACCGTCGGTCTAAAGGACTCCGAGGGGCTCAGGGGCACCAGAGATTCCTGGGATTCTTTTGAAGAGATGTCTCCCAGCAGGGTGGCAGTCCTGGGGAGATGGAGTGGCCCCATTGCCCTCCAGAGTACCCCCCCGGTCAGGACCAGGCTGAGGAATACTGCTCACacaggaaagagaaagagacgCATCTCATCTCACTATGAACACCACGATATGAAACAGATTTAATCTCTTTCTATAAATAAGTGCTATGGACAGTTCAAACAGACACACTGGGGGTCGAAGCAGAATCCAACCTACCAATTAGGGAAAGCACTGCGATGAAAGTGCCATCAGTGGAGGTTGTGGGGTGGACTGGGTGCGACTCACTGGGATCTGAAAATGATGATGGGAAAAGTGGAAAGAAAACATACTATATATTTGCTTTACATGGAAGCAGTAGAACTTAATTGTATCCAGTTATCCATCTCCTATTATTTTCTATCATTTTCCTATTATAGCATCAGAAAAAGTCTTATTATTCAGATTATGACCTCATGTAAATGTACACAGCTGAAGGCAGTCGGGGTCAGACAGCCAAACTCACCTGTATCAGGTGCGCTGCTGTTCTGGACTGGCGTCTCTGTTCCCACACAGGCGTACCCCACAGTGTCGGCACCGGAGCGCGGTTGTGGCACACACAGGAACGGGCAGAGCAGACCCGAGCTCACACATACACTGCGGCctgccaacacacacactgcccgtCAGCCATGCCACAAGGGGGTGAGAGCGAGCGTGCTTTTCCTACCTCACTCTTAATATTCTGAAAATCGCAAATCGTTGCTTTGTGCAACACTGAAACCATAACTGAAAGTGGACATGTGGCTCAGAATATCAACTTTTTATTGGGAATGAAATGAACACGCCAtaactgttttttgttcccTGCTTGTTCTAGTCTAGTGCAAGTTTGACACAACGGTGCATATCAGATTTCCCAATTCCCAAAAGTGGGTTCAGGCTTGTCCTATTATTCATGGTGATGGAAAACACTTGAACAAATGACTTCTTAAATTACTCTTAATAGAAGGCTCACTGTAACCATCTCCCTGATGGTGAATCCTCTCTATAATTCAGTGGGATTTGATCAGgagtgtgtgcctgtctccCATATCTGTGTCAACACTGAGAACGGACGTACCCTCGGGCTGCAGAACGGGATGAGCCAGTACCAGCCCCCACATGGATCCCGTGTTGTTAAGCATGATCCGGACATTGGCGCCGCTCCTCTTGTTGGCTCTGTAGATGGCCCGAGTGTCCTGGTCGGCCCAGAAaacctggtcctgagagacagcAGGGCATTACATCACACAACCACTGTTTTACTGGACAGGAGCTCAGTCTCTGGGCTACATCTTGAGCATTTAACATCTCCAGAAGGAAGAGTAGGGATTTTAACAAGATTGGAAGGGggcattaaatattaaatgattAAGTAACTGCTATCCGGCATCTCTGACACTTCTGCATCCCTACAAAATTGATTGAGATACTAGATCACTGCTCACAGGTTTTGATATTAACCTCCCCCTTGGTATCAGATGACAGACCTTGTTGCGGCCTGAACAAGTGCACAAGACTCATCTGATCCTAACTTTGTCTCCAGGCACTTTTTTCCAGTTCAAGAAAGCATGTTATCCACGCCAGGTTCAGAGCAAATACCTCAAACACAGCCAGTCCGAACGGTCTGTCCAGGAAGCCGTTTGATTCCACGACGATCTTGCGGTGCTGCCCGTCCAGCCCGATCCGGGAGACTGTCCGCAGCCCTGAGTCCACCCAGTACAGGAGAGAGCGTGGCATGTCTGTGGgagaaaacactttaaaaaggtCAAACTCCCACAACACCCCTCCCGAACACAAAGCCTAACAGTGTGCCTGTCGTCAGAGCAGCTGACTGGACTGACACAATAATCATTAGTATGTTTAGAGATCTAGATCCCCCTCTGAAACCCACTTACCAAGAGTGATGGCCACGGGTCTCTGGATGGCAGAGGTGACCAGTGCCACCCGGTTTCGCCCATCCATACCAGCCTGCTCGATCCTAGCAGGCCGGCCAACATCTGACCAAAACAGAAGTCTGGGAAAGAAAAAGGGCACAGATCACATGGACatttaaaatagataaatagtTTTAATTTGCTCCTtttacaagatttttttttcccagtatTTACAAAAACATTGCTTTGCTTTCAATTTAATTGAAAGCAAAAACATGAATCAGCTACAACCTGCAACCAAAATTAACACCACCTGCTGGCAAGTGTTATGGGAACAGCAAAACCTACTTAAAGCAATGTATAAATGAGAAAAGATTGCATACCATAATGCACTAACAGTTTGTCACTCTATCATGTGGTTTATAAAACAACCAATAGCCTGCAGTGTTTCCTTGATCTGAGGAGAATTGGTAAACTCTGCCTAAATCCCCACTTACCCCAACAATGGCTGCACAGCTACACCCATTGGTTGCGATAACCCACCAATCAGAAGATGCCGTTTCGCCCCATCCAGCAGAGCAACATTGACAGACCGGGTGCGGGCATCAGTCCAGTATAGTAGGCCATGGACCCAATCCACTGCCAACCCCACAGGAGCATCTATGCCACTCAACACCTGCACAGGCTCCTGAGAAGTCTTGTCCAGCGACATCCTGAAAGATCAATACGTACGACAGCGTCAGCATTGCCAAAATCACAGCATTGTCTTCAGGAATCCAGCTGGACAGTCAAAACATATTAGAATATcagtattttacaaaacgaaggCAGAACGTTAGTCACTACCTGTATATGGCGCCCTGTTTCCGACTGCCCAGGTACACAGTACGGTTTGGGATATCAAGGGCCAGAGGTCCCGGCTCCAGCACTCCCGCCACAATTCCTCGGTACTCGTGGCTCCCAGAGTTGATCCTCCGCACCCCCACCG
This sequence is a window from Amia ocellicauda isolate fAmiCal2 chromosome 22, fAmiCal2.hap1, whole genome shotgun sequence. Protein-coding genes within it:
- the LOC136718322 gene encoding potassium voltage-gated channel subfamily V member 2, whose amino-acid sequence is MKKLKKRRSSLFPNLKFGDSFNYSQSTDDDDNSFPFSMDSSVKQWTSMHNLDSPLDSGGEGCGEKCRGHGPYWSSPGKMHMISLNVGGKVFHIAKHVAIRFPHTRIGKLALCTDPVKKMELCDDYSVLTNEYFFDRDPTFFHYIFHYYRSKVVWVMQELCPINFEEEMDYWGLRMRDTQRCCRILFEEKVDELKEYLKVQRELMAEIEPEHKEEHFEGMFFWRFRKALWDLMENPYSSVSAKTFAVLSSIFVVISIGAMTLNTVDDLKYCKIKGKTYMECVEMFSIVFFTLEYFLRLLTTCNIKRFLRSALNFVDLVAVMPYFIQIVFEAFVDNTDLSYQDDLQAMERVSKISKVLKVIRLMRIFRILKLARHSTGLRAFGFTIRQCYQQVCCLFLFIGMGIFTFSALMHSVEHDVPGTPFSSIPGAWWWAAVSISTVGYGDTVPESFLGRLVAFGCISFGIILNGMPISILFNKFSDYYAKLKDQESTNNMKQRGRIQLHVRVRRKLEECMKPQTLDSEEEDSLYRHGAHSEAHPHQCHH
- the LOC136718162 gene encoding very low-density lipoprotein receptor; this translates as MVRGCAVGHLGALFLFLQVQTWPCTWGVAGGPVQTCEESQFPCANGKCIPKIWMCDGDKDCEDGGDEAHCLERMCSGFRCQDGVCISQTGLCDGHADCKDGSDELEDKCAFSSDCKQDEFLCGNGRCISTQFRCDGTDDCGNGRDETDCQNCTAGFFHCLFSGTCLPTSKLCDGSADCPDGTDESGPGCGPPRQPPATCHNSEFRCESGECVLQSWRCDHSPDCVDGSDEKDCDRNECLEDNGGCSYLCVDEPLGFVCDCPSGMRLVRDTDCEEIDECLDADLCSQLCVHLNGTYRCKCHPGYLKNPSTEDCSAAGEEALVVFSSSVGVRRINSGSHEYRGIVAGVLEPGPLALDIPNRTVYLGSRKQGAIYRMSLDKTSQEPVQVLSGIDAPVGLAVDWVHGLLYWTDARTRSVNVALLDGAKRHLLIGGLSQPMGVAVQPLLGLLFWSDVGRPARIEQAGMDGRNRVALVTSAIQRPVAITLDMPRSLLYWVDSGLRTVSRIGLDGQHRKIVVESNGFLDRPFGLAVFEDQVFWADQDTRAIYRANKRSGANVRIMLNNTGSMWGLVLAHPVLQPEGRSVCVSSGLLCPFLCVPQPRSGADTVGYACVGTETPVQNSSAPDTDPSESHPVHPTTSTDGTFIAVLSLIVFLSLVLTGGVLWRAMGPLHLPRTATLLGDISSKESQESLVPLSPSESFRPTSSLLKLEGDAS